From Deferrisoma camini S3R1, the proteins below share one genomic window:
- the map gene encoding type I methionyl aminopeptidase gives MIVLKSRAEIRAMGRANRIVAEILAAVKQAAKPGVTTWDLETLARAEIRRRGVKAAFQGVPNLKGEAFPCVLCTSINDEVVHGIPSPSRVLRDGDLLSVDFGVVADGFYGDAAFSVCVGRGAPRAERLIRVAEEALEAGIREARPGRRVGDISAAIQGVVEAAGFSVVREFVGHGIGRSLHEEPQVPNFGSRGSGVRLRPGMVLALEPMINDGGVGVVVDRDGWTARTRDGSLAAHAEHTVAITERGPLVLTRLT, from the coding sequence TTGATCGTCCTGAAATCCCGGGCCGAGATCCGGGCCATGGGGCGGGCCAACCGGATCGTGGCCGAGATTCTGGCCGCGGTGAAGCAGGCGGCCAAGCCGGGGGTGACCACCTGGGACCTGGAGACCCTGGCCCGGGCCGAGATCCGGCGGCGGGGCGTGAAGGCGGCGTTCCAAGGGGTGCCGAACCTCAAGGGGGAAGCGTTTCCCTGCGTGCTGTGCACCTCGATCAACGACGAGGTGGTCCACGGCATCCCGAGCCCGTCGCGGGTGCTGCGGGACGGCGACCTGCTCAGTGTGGATTTCGGGGTGGTGGCCGACGGGTTTTACGGCGACGCGGCGTTCAGCGTGTGTGTGGGCAGGGGGGCGCCCCGGGCCGAGCGCCTGATCCGGGTGGCCGAGGAGGCGCTGGAGGCTGGTATCCGGGAGGCCCGGCCGGGTCGGCGGGTGGGGGACATCTCGGCCGCGATCCAGGGGGTGGTGGAGGCGGCCGGGTTCTCCGTGGTACGGGAGTTCGTGGGCCACGGCATCGGGCGGTCGCTCCACGAGGAGCCCCAGGTGCCCAACTTCGGCAGCCGGGGCTCCGGGGTACGGTTGCGGCCGGGCATGGTGCTGGCCCTGGAGCCGATGATCAACGACGGGGGGGTGGGGGTGGTGGTGGACCGTGACGGCTGGACGGCCCGCACCCGGGATGGGAGTCTCGCGGCCCATGCGGAGCACACCGTGGCGATCACGGAGCGGGGCCCGTTGGTGTTGACGCGATTGACGTAG
- the infA gene encoding translation initiation factor IF-1 — protein MAKEEAIEVEGTVVEPLPNAMFRVELDNGHKVLAHVSGKMRKYFIRILPGDRVTVELSPYDLSRGRIIYRKK, from the coding sequence ATGGCGAAGGAAGAGGCGATCGAGGTCGAGGGCACGGTGGTGGAGCCGTTGCCGAACGCGATGTTCCGGGTGGAGCTCGACAACGGCCACAAGGTGCTGGCCCACGTGTCGGGAAAGATGCGCAAGTACTTCATCCGCATCCTTCCGGGCGACCGGGTCACGGTGGAGCTGTCGCCCTACGATCTCAGCCGCGGCCGGATCATCTATCGCAAGAAATAG
- the rpmJ gene encoding 50S ribosomal protein L36 yields the protein MKVRPSVKRICDKCKIIKRKGVVRVVCENPRHKQRQG from the coding sequence ATGAAAGTGCGACCGTCGGTGAAGCGGATCTGCGACAAGTGCAAGATCATCAAGCGCAAAGGCGTGGTGCGCGTGGTGTGCGAGAACCCGCGGCACAAGCAGCGTCAGGGCTGA
- the rpsM gene encoding 30S ribosomal protein S13, producing MARIAGVDLPKNKRIEIALTYIYGIGRTSAQKILQEAEVDVNKKTDQLDDEEVNRIRRIIDAKYKVEGDLRREVLGNLKRLMDLGCYRGLRHRRGLPVRGQRTRTNARTRKGPRRR from the coding sequence GTGGCACGTATTGCTGGTGTGGATCTGCCGAAGAACAAGCGGATCGAGATTGCGCTGACCTACATCTACGGCATCGGGCGCACGAGCGCCCAGAAGATCCTTCAAGAGGCCGAGGTCGACGTCAATAAGAAGACGGACCAACTCGACGACGAAGAGGTCAACCGGATCCGGCGGATCATCGACGCGAAGTACAAGGTGGAGGGCGACCTGCGGCGTGAGGTGCTGGGCAACCTGAAGCGCCTGATGGACCTGGGGTGCTACCGGGGCCTGCGCCACCGGCGAGGTCTGCCGGTGCGGGGGCAGCGCACCCGGACCAACGCCCGGACCCGCAAGGGCCCCCGTCGCCGCTAG
- the rpsK gene encoding 30S ribosomal protein S11, producing MAKGSSRRTKKVRKNIRDAVAHIQSTFNNTIITITDPGGATIAWSNAGVAGFKGSRKSTPFAAQLAARDAAEKAMEHGVRNIAVLVKGPGSGREAAVRALAAAGLNITSIKDVTPIPHNGCRPPKRRRV from the coding sequence ATGGCAAAGGGATCGAGTCGGCGCACCAAGAAGGTCCGGAAGAACATCCGGGACGCGGTGGCGCACATCCAGAGCACGTTCAACAACACCATCATCACGATCACGGACCCGGGCGGGGCCACGATCGCCTGGTCCAACGCCGGCGTGGCGGGGTTCAAGGGGTCGCGAAAGAGCACCCCCTTCGCGGCCCAGCTCGCGGCCCGGGACGCGGCCGAAAAGGCCATGGAGCACGGCGTGCGCAACATCGCCGTGCTGGTGAAGGGGCCCGGTTCCGGCCGGGAGGCCGCGGTGCGGGCCCTGGCGGCCGCCGGCCTGAACATCACTTCCATCAAGGACGTGACCCCCATCCCGCACAACGGGTGCCGGCCGCCGAAGCGGCGCCGGGTGTGA
- the rpsD gene encoding 30S ribosomal protein S4, with protein sequence MARYRGAVCRLCRRERMKLFLKGDRCYTDKCAVERRNYPPGQHGQGRQKVTEYGRQLREKQKVRRIYGVLEGQFRRYFQEADRRKGVTGENLLRLLECRLDNVVYRMGFAVSRNQARQLVRHGHFEVNGRKVNIPSFQTKPGDVVTVREKSRKIPAIQESLEALGSRGTARWIEVDPKAFQGTVKEWPEREDITLPIEEHLIVELYSK encoded by the coding sequence TTGGCCAGGTATCGCGGAGCGGTCTGCCGGCTGTGCCGGCGTGAACGCATGAAGCTGTTTCTGAAGGGCGACCGGTGCTACACCGACAAGTGCGCCGTGGAGCGCCGGAACTATCCCCCGGGCCAGCACGGCCAGGGCCGTCAGAAGGTGACCGAGTACGGCCGGCAGCTGCGGGAGAAGCAGAAGGTGCGCCGGATCTACGGCGTGCTCGAGGGCCAGTTCCGGCGGTACTTCCAGGAGGCGGACCGGCGCAAGGGTGTCACCGGCGAGAACCTCCTGCGGCTCCTGGAGTGCCGGCTCGACAACGTGGTGTACCGGATGGGGTTCGCCGTCTCCCGCAACCAGGCGCGGCAGCTCGTGCGGCACGGGCACTTCGAGGTGAACGGCCGCAAGGTGAACATCCCCTCGTTCCAGACCAAGCCCGGGGACGTGGTGACGGTGCGGGAGAAGAGCCGGAAGATCCCGGCGATCCAGGAGTCGTTGGAGGCGCTGGGGAGCCGGGGCACGGCCCGGTGGATCGAGGTGGACCCGAAGGCGTTCCAGGGCACGGTGAAGGAGTGGCCGGAGCGCGAGGACATCACGCTGCCGATCGAAGAGCACCTCATCGTGGAGCTGTACTCCAAGTAG
- a CDS encoding DNA-directed RNA polymerase subunit alpha yields the protein MRERNWQELIRPKRIEADEATLTDRYGKFVAEPLERGFGTTLGSALRRVLLSSLQGAAICQVRFEGVPHEFSTIPGVKEDVTDIILNLKEVRFRAHTDKPKRIRVKRTGPGEVTAGDLEVGSTLEVLNPDHRIATLSEGAVLDAEMVVKVGKGYVTADRMRDEDMPIGWIAMDAVFSPIEKVNFRVEQARVGQRTDYDKLVLEVWTDGSVRPADAVGYAAKILKEQVQVFINFDEDEKPVAHAEGTEGAEEGYAYNPNLDRKVSELELSVRAANCLKAANIRYIGELVQKTDAEMLKTKNFGRKSLNEIKDVLATMNLHLGMSLPGWTPPEEGALEEDA from the coding sequence TTGAGGGAACGGAACTGGCAAGAGCTGATTCGACCGAAACGGATCGAGGCGGACGAGGCGACCCTCACCGACCGCTACGGCAAGTTCGTGGCGGAGCCGTTGGAGCGGGGGTTCGGCACCACCCTGGGCAGCGCGCTGCGCCGGGTGCTCCTCTCCAGTCTCCAGGGGGCCGCGATCTGTCAGGTGCGGTTTGAAGGGGTGCCCCACGAGTTCAGCACCATCCCCGGGGTGAAGGAGGACGTGACCGACATCATCCTGAACCTCAAGGAGGTGCGGTTCCGGGCCCACACGGACAAGCCCAAGCGGATCCGCGTGAAGCGCACGGGCCCGGGCGAGGTCACGGCCGGGGACCTGGAGGTGGGCAGCACCCTGGAGGTGCTCAACCCCGACCACCGGATCGCCACCCTGTCGGAGGGGGCGGTGCTCGACGCCGAGATGGTGGTGAAGGTCGGCAAGGGCTACGTCACGGCCGACCGGATGCGCGACGAGGACATGCCCATCGGCTGGATCGCCATGGACGCGGTGTTCAGCCCCATCGAGAAAGTGAACTTCCGGGTGGAGCAGGCCCGGGTGGGGCAGCGGACCGACTACGACAAGCTGGTGCTGGAGGTGTGGACCGACGGGAGCGTGCGCCCGGCCGACGCCGTGGGGTACGCCGCCAAGATCCTCAAGGAGCAGGTTCAGGTCTTCATCAACTTCGACGAGGACGAGAAGCCGGTCGCGCACGCCGAGGGCACCGAGGGGGCGGAGGAAGGGTACGCTTACAACCCGAACCTCGACCGCAAGGTGAGCGAGCTGGAGCTGTCGGTGCGGGCCGCCAACTGCCTGAAGGCCGCCAACATCCGGTACATCGGCGAGCTCGTGCAGAAGACCGACGCCGAGATGCTCAAGACCAAGAACTTCGGCCGCAAGTCCCTCAACGAGATCAAGGACGTGCTGGCCACCATGAATCTGCATCTGGGGATGAGCCTCCCGGGCTGGACTCCGCCCGAGGAGGGGGCCCTGGAGGAAGACGCCTGA
- the rplQ gene encoding 50S ribosomal protein L17, with protein MRHRKSGRKLGRDTAHRKAMLRNLVTSLIEHGRVQTTDAKAKEARRVAEKLITLARQGTLHARRQALAYVRGRDAVARLFEVVAPRYQDRPGGYTRIVKLGYRRGDNAPVSLLELVDGPYAGDGEQEAEAATSE; from the coding sequence ATGCGTCATCGCAAGTCGGGCCGCAAGCTGGGCCGGGACACCGCCCATCGCAAGGCGATGCTTCGGAATCTCGTGACCTCCCTGATCGAGCACGGGAGGGTCCAGACCACGGACGCGAAGGCAAAGGAGGCCCGCAGGGTCGCCGAGAAGCTGATCACCCTGGCCCGCCAGGGCACGCTCCACGCCCGCCGCCAGGCCCTCGCCTACGTGCGCGGCCGCGACGCGGTGGCGCGGCTCTTCGAGGTGGTGGCTCCCCGTTACCAGGATCGGCCGGGCGGGTACACCCGGATCGTGAAGCTGGGGTACCGCCGGGGCGACAACGCACCCGTGAGCCTGCTGGAGCTGGTGGACGGCCCCTACGCCGGCGACGGGGAGCAGGAGGCGGAGGCTGCCACCTCCGAGTAG
- a CDS encoding ATP-binding protein, with protein MKIAISGKGGVGKTTLAGCLARYLADQGQTVLAIDADPDSNLPSAVGVPPERLGEVQPLAAMKELVAERTGAQPGTMGGMFKLNPKVDDIPDRFCLEHNGVKLLTLGTVPKGGGGCLCPESTLLRVLMRHLMVRRGETVIVDMEAGLEHLARGSTESMDAFVVVVEPGQRAIQTAHQIRRLASDLGVRRVMVVGNKIRDPQDQEVIAKGVAPMPVLGHLRLRDSIREADREGVSPYDLDPSLRDEVAGIYEALRRAAD; from the coding sequence ATGAAAATCGCCATCAGCGGCAAAGGTGGGGTGGGCAAGACCACCCTCGCCGGCTGCCTCGCCCGGTACCTCGCAGACCAGGGTCAGACGGTTCTCGCCATCGACGCCGACCCCGACTCGAACCTTCCCTCGGCCGTGGGGGTGCCGCCCGAGCGGCTCGGCGAGGTGCAGCCCCTGGCCGCCATGAAGGAGTTGGTGGCCGAGCGCACGGGCGCCCAGCCCGGCACCATGGGCGGCATGTTCAAGCTCAACCCCAAGGTGGACGACATCCCGGACCGATTCTGCCTCGAGCACAACGGTGTGAAGCTCCTCACCCTCGGCACCGTGCCGAAGGGCGGTGGAGGGTGCCTGTGCCCCGAGAGCACCCTTCTGCGGGTGCTGATGCGCCACCTGATGGTGCGGCGGGGCGAGACCGTGATCGTGGACATGGAGGCCGGGCTCGAGCACCTGGCCCGGGGCAGCACCGAGAGCATGGACGCGTTCGTGGTGGTGGTGGAACCCGGCCAACGGGCCATCCAGACCGCCCACCAGATCCGCCGCCTCGCCTCGGACCTGGGGGTCCGTCGGGTGATGGTGGTGGGGAACAAGATCCGCGATCCGCAAGACCAGGAGGTGATCGCGAAAGGGGTCGCCCCGATGCCGGTCCTGGGGCACCTGCGCCTTCGCGATTCGATCCGGGAGGCGGATCGCGAGGGGGTGAGCCCCTACGACCTCGATCCCTCCCTCCGGGACGAGGTGGCCGGGATCTACGAGGCCCTGCGCCGGGCCGCGGATTGA
- a CDS encoding ROK family protein — protein sequence MSERWVGADLGGSNLRVALLDGEHRVVRRWRCAVGHLAGGGVLDALREGVRAVAGSETVRGVGVGVPGLVDPLRGSVRVAPNLSGLSGVALGPDLQRDLGVPVWVENDVNAIAVGEWARGAGRGARTVLVLTLGTGVGGGLILDGSLYRGPDGSAGEVGHMPLYPRGPRCACGARGCLEMYASATAVVRAAQARGAPAEGGALSVARAARAGNRAARQVLARAGRALGVAAAGLVNLLNLDRIVVGGGLAGAWDLLEPHARRELERRAFAVPLERFRWGPWKLGDDAGVVGASILARESLGL from the coding sequence GTGAGCGAACGCTGGGTCGGGGCGGACCTCGGGGGGAGCAATCTGCGGGTGGCCCTGCTGGACGGCGAGCACCGGGTCGTGCGCCGGTGGCGGTGCGCCGTGGGGCACCTGGCCGGGGGCGGGGTGCTGGACGCGCTGCGCGAGGGGGTTCGGGCGGTGGCAGGGTCCGAAACGGTGCGGGGCGTGGGGGTGGGGGTTCCCGGACTGGTGGACCCGCTCAGGGGCTCAGTGAGGGTGGCGCCCAACCTGTCCGGGTTGTCCGGAGTGGCCTTGGGGCCCGATCTGCAGAGGGACCTCGGCGTGCCGGTGTGGGTGGAGAACGACGTGAACGCCATCGCCGTGGGGGAGTGGGCGCGGGGTGCCGGGCGCGGGGCGCGCACGGTGCTGGTGCTCACCCTGGGCACGGGCGTGGGCGGCGGGCTGATCCTGGACGGGTCTCTGTACCGGGGCCCGGACGGAAGCGCCGGCGAGGTGGGGCACATGCCCCTCTACCCTCGGGGACCCCGGTGCGCCTGCGGGGCCCGGGGCTGCCTGGAGATGTACGCCTCGGCCACGGCCGTGGTGCGGGCGGCACAGGCGAGGGGGGCGCCTGCCGAGGGGGGCGCCCTGTCGGTGGCGCGGGCGGCGCGGGCGGGCAACCGGGCCGCCCGGCAGGTTCTGGCCCGCGCCGGCAGGGCCCTGGGGGTGGCGGCGGCCGGGCTGGTCAATCTGCTGAACCTGGACCGGATCGTGGTCGGAGGGGGGCTCGCGGGGGCGTGGGACCTGCTGGAACCCCACGCCCGGCGGGAACTGGAGAGACGGGCCTTTGCCGTGCCCTTGGAGCGGTTCCGCTGGGGACCGTGGAAACTGGGGGACGACGCGGGCGTGGTGGGGGCCTCTATTTTGGCGAGGGAGAGTCTGGGTTTATGA
- the lepA gene encoding translation elongation factor 4, whose protein sequence is MTPQERIRNFSIIAHVDHGKSTLADRLMERTGAVSQREVREQMLDTLEIERERGITIKAQTVRLSYRASDGETYVLNLIDTPGHVDFSYEVSRSLAACEGAVLVVDASQGVEAQTLANVYLAVENDLEIVPVLNKIDLERARPDEIKAEIEEVIGLDASDAILASAKKGIGTDEVLEAIVRRIPPPRGEPGGALRALIFDSWYDAYQGVVALVRVVDGRIARGSRIRFMATGREYDVLKVGVFAPQARETEALAAGEVGFVIAGVKEVREVKIGDTITEAHRPATDPLPGFKEVRPMVFSGLYPQDSADYDSLKDALEKLRLNDASFRFEPEVSQALGFGFRCGFLGLLHMEIVQERLEREFGLDLITTAPTVRYRAVQTDGTVTEVENPASLPPANRLARIEEPFVLATIHVPDAYLGDVMKLCIERRGVQRNLLYHGKQRVQIEFELPLSEIVMDFYDRLKTVSRGYASLDYEFLEYRASDLIKLDILVNGEPVDALSVIVHRDKAYHRGSALTRKMKELIPRQLFEVSIQAAIGSRVIARTNVKALRKNVTAKCYGGDITRKRKLLERQKEGKKRMKQVGRVEIPQEAFLAILKVGDE, encoded by the coding sequence ATGACGCCGCAGGAACGGATCCGAAATTTCAGCATCATTGCCCACGTGGACCACGGAAAGTCCACGCTCGCCGACCGTCTCATGGAGCGAACCGGCGCCGTGTCGCAGCGGGAGGTGCGCGAGCAGATGCTCGACACCCTGGAGATCGAGCGGGAGCGGGGCATCACGATCAAGGCCCAGACGGTCCGGCTGTCCTACCGGGCGTCGGACGGCGAGACCTATGTGCTCAACCTGATCGACACGCCGGGGCACGTGGACTTCTCCTACGAGGTCTCCCGGAGCCTGGCCGCCTGCGAAGGGGCGGTGCTGGTGGTGGATGCGAGCCAGGGGGTGGAGGCCCAAACCCTGGCCAACGTGTACCTGGCCGTGGAGAACGACCTGGAGATCGTGCCGGTCCTGAACAAGATCGACCTGGAACGGGCCCGCCCGGACGAGATCAAGGCCGAGATCGAGGAGGTCATCGGCCTGGATGCGAGCGACGCCATCTTGGCCAGCGCCAAGAAGGGGATCGGTACCGACGAGGTGCTGGAGGCGATCGTCCGGCGGATTCCCCCGCCCCGGGGCGAGCCCGGGGGGGCCCTGCGGGCGCTGATCTTCGACTCCTGGTACGACGCTTACCAGGGGGTGGTGGCCCTGGTGCGGGTGGTGGACGGCCGTATCGCCAGGGGGAGCCGTATCCGGTTCATGGCCACGGGGCGGGAGTACGACGTGCTCAAGGTGGGGGTGTTCGCCCCCCAGGCCCGGGAGACCGAGGCCCTGGCGGCCGGTGAGGTCGGCTTCGTGATCGCAGGGGTGAAGGAGGTCCGGGAGGTCAAGATCGGCGACACGATCACCGAGGCCCATCGGCCGGCCACCGACCCGCTGCCCGGGTTCAAGGAGGTGCGGCCCATGGTGTTCAGCGGGCTCTACCCCCAGGACTCGGCCGACTACGACTCCCTGAAGGACGCGTTGGAGAAGCTTCGGCTCAACGATGCGAGCTTCCGGTTCGAGCCCGAGGTGAGCCAGGCCCTGGGATTCGGGTTTCGGTGCGGGTTCCTGGGGCTGCTCCACATGGAGATCGTGCAGGAACGCCTGGAGCGGGAGTTCGGCCTGGATCTGATCACCACGGCGCCCACGGTGCGGTACCGGGCGGTCCAGACCGACGGCACCGTGACCGAGGTGGAGAACCCGGCCAGCCTGCCGCCGGCGAACCGGCTGGCCCGCATCGAGGAGCCGTTCGTGCTGGCCACGATTCACGTGCCCGACGCGTACCTGGGCGACGTGATGAAGCTGTGCATCGAGCGCCGGGGGGTGCAGCGCAACCTCCTGTACCATGGCAAGCAGCGGGTGCAGATCGAGTTCGAGCTGCCCCTGAGCGAGATTGTGATGGACTTCTACGACCGGCTAAAGACCGTGTCCCGTGGGTACGCCTCCCTGGACTACGAGTTCCTCGAGTACCGGGCCTCCGATCTGATCAAGCTCGACATCCTGGTCAACGGCGAGCCGGTGGACGCCCTGAGCGTCATCGTCCACCGGGACAAGGCGTACCACCGGGGCAGCGCGTTGACCCGGAAGATGAAGGAGCTGATCCCGAGGCAGCTGTTCGAGGTGAGCATCCAGGCCGCCATCGGGTCCCGGGTGATCGCCCGGACCAACGTGAAGGCCCTCCGGAAGAACGTCACCGCCAAGTGTTACGGCGGCGACATCACCCGGAAACGCAAGCTCTTGGAGCGACAGAAAGAGGGCAAGAAACGGATGAAACAGGTGGGCCGGGTCGAGATTCCCCAGGAGGCGTTCTTGGCCATCTTGAAAGTGGGTGACGAATGA
- the lepB gene encoding signal peptidase I yields the protein MSEEFTERKRRAYLWGGAGLLVLGGGAALLNAFLPVPTYQKLSWILVGFFLVAGAGGVGVALGALPQTGKLVEYGEALVVAILLAVVIRGGVVQAFKIPSGSMLPTLQIGDHLLVNKFLYGIRIPYTDKRVFRIRAPRRGDVVVFAYPVDDTKDFIKRIIGEPGDRVEIRNKKIYINGKPIDDPWGVHVDPVTLPEGFERRDNFGPVKVPPGQYFVMGDNRDRSYDSRFWGFVEDARIRGKAFILYWSWDPERHFPRFGRIGHLIR from the coding sequence ATGAGTGAGGAATTCACAGAGCGGAAACGAAGGGCGTATCTCTGGGGGGGAGCCGGCCTGCTGGTGTTGGGGGGGGGCGCGGCCCTCCTGAACGCGTTCCTGCCGGTGCCGACGTACCAGAAGCTCAGCTGGATCCTGGTGGGGTTCTTTCTGGTGGCCGGTGCCGGAGGGGTGGGGGTGGCCCTTGGGGCGCTTCCCCAGACGGGAAAGTTGGTGGAGTACGGCGAGGCCCTGGTGGTGGCGATCTTGCTGGCCGTGGTGATCCGGGGCGGCGTGGTCCAGGCCTTCAAGATCCCTTCCGGCTCCATGCTTCCCACCCTGCAGATCGGGGATCACCTGTTGGTGAACAAGTTCCTCTACGGCATCCGCATCCCCTACACCGACAAGCGGGTGTTCCGGATCCGTGCGCCCCGACGGGGGGACGTGGTGGTGTTCGCCTACCCGGTGGACGACACCAAGGACTTTATCAAGCGCATCATCGGCGAGCCCGGCGACAGGGTGGAGATCCGGAACAAGAAGATCTACATCAACGGAAAACCCATCGACGACCCCTGGGGCGTCCACGTGGATCCGGTGACCCTGCCGGAGGGGTTCGAGCGGCGGGACAACTTCGGGCCGGTCAAGGTACCGCCGGGCCAGTACTTCGTCATGGGGGACAACCGGGACCGAAGCTACGACAGCCGGTTTTGGGGGTTCGTGGAGGACGCCCGGATCCGGGGCAAGGCATTCATCCTGTACTGGTCCTGGGACCCGGAGCGCCACTTTCCCCGGTTCGGGAGGATCGGCCACCTGATCCGGTGA